In Candidatus Poribacteria bacterium, the DNA window AATGTCATTAAGCATTCTGATTCTGACATTCACGGGTTGCACTTCTGTAGAGTACCAGCAGATGCAGAACGAACGCGACACCCGTCGTGAAGTGTATGAGGATGCCCGACGAAAAGAATTTCGCAAACGCAGCCGAGACTTTTTATCGGATGATCTGCTCGGTAAGTGGCAATTTCTTGAACTCGTTGTTGAGGAACGCGGTGGAAGCGAAGACATTTTGAAAACGAAAGCTGCGCTCGCCGCGTCCAAACTCAAAGGATTCAGACTGCGATTTTGGAGAAGTGGTGACCTTTACTATTACCGTGTTGAAAACCTGATTAGTAAGTCTTATGGGACATACGCAACGCGGAGTGTCTATAGAGGAGACGAACCTCAGACTGCATCGCTTCGGTTTTATCCGATTTCTGGCTCACATATATCGGATTTGATATTCAATTTCACAAGGGGTGTACATAGGCAGGTACTTACCGGTGATGGCGAAGTTTTTACCACGCAGATAGCGACAAAAAGCATGAAAGTCTCCGTGAAAGAGGCGAGACTGGATTTGGCATTGGATCTTGGCATGGTATTAAGCCCTGACGGGTGGTTACGCCGTGGGAATATCCGCTGTTCGTTTCGGCGGATTGAGTAGTTTGTGTGTAGGTGTGTGGAAAGTGATTTGTGACAATTGAATCGCTCTGGGCCTAATGGGAGAACCTTCTGATGAAAAGTATCTGCGTCTTTATTCTCTGTTGTGTGACTTCAATAGTGATGCTCGCTATGGATCAGGCGTTGGCAGCAGCACCGCCGACTGCTAAAATCGTGTTTTCATCGAGTCTGAACGCGAAAGTGAAAGGTGGTAATAATATCTACGTCATGAATCCTGACGGGACTGGGCGCGTCAATTTGACCCGCCATAATGCAAATGACTCGGAACCGACTTGGTCGCCTTCAGGAAGACATATTCTTTTTACGTCAGACCGGGACGGGGTCAGGGATCTTTACCGCATGAACGCAGATGGCACGAATGTCCGAAAGGTTTTTGAAAAATGGGCGAATAGAACAAATCCTGCGTGGTCTCCCGATGGTAGGCAAATCGCGTATTTCCGTGGAGACGAGGAAGCGATTTATATCGGTTCAATTGACGGGGCGAATGAAAAACGTCTGGTCAGTGGTTGGCACCCGACGTGGTCACCGAATGGTGACGAGATCGCTTTTGTTTCACTTGCGAAAGACCTTGATATTCGTGTTATTGACGTAAAGACTCGTTTGGAAAGAGTCGTTGTTCCGATGGAAAAATCGTTACTTTCCGATCCTGTATGGTCACCGGATGGAACCAAGATCGCTTTCACGCGTGTCAACATTTTCTTGTTTATTCTAAAGGGTCTGTTTGACGGTAAAGATGCCGCGCCAGCACAGACGATTGATACTGTCAACAGCGATGGAACCGAGATAGAGGCAATCGTTGTTGACGGATCCCAAGTTGACGACCCGGCGTGGTCACCACAAAGCGATGCCTTAATCTACAGTCAACTTTCTGGAAAGGAACGCCATCTCTTTAAAATCTCTTTAGGGAGTCTTGTTTCGGAACAGATCACACAGGCTGGGAGCAACTATAGTTCGGATTGGTTTGATCCAGCGGTTCTATCTGTTGCGCCGCGACTGGACTCACACCTGACGACGTGGAGTAAGATCAAGGCCAAAACTAATTAGAACTGACGTAAATAGGTAATAAAGGGTTTCCGGTATTTCTCAAAAGTGGTGATGTAAACGCAGGAAACATGATTGACGTTTAATGCTGAAGAAAATGACGATTCTGAAATAACCCCTTTCATTTATGTTTACACAACCACTCAAAAGGTTTCCGACCTCGTTCACAAGGAGGAACCCATGAATTGCAGATATGCATATATGACACTGTTTATCTTTTGTATGTTTACACTTGCAGTCATCGGATGTGCGACACACACTATCGAACATGATCGAGATGTTGAAGCTTTATATAGCCCTTGGTTGAATCAGCCCTTTGAAGAATTTCTGCAGGAAAACCCTGATCCGAGACAGTCAACGCCTATAGGTCAAGGTAACTATAGGCATACTTTCGTTTATGACATTGAGTCCCAAGCTGAGATTGTTGCCGAAATATTAGCAACACTCGGAGAAACGGATACCGGGCACGACGATTACTACCATGTCTATGTCTATGTGAACAATCCGGGTATTATATATAAGGTAGATTACCGGCGCAGGACTGAAAAATGGTAATAATTGCATAGGAGGCAAATGAAGTGTTATGAAAAATATCCCTTTCCACTTTTTCTCGGCACTGAGTCTGATATTAGTGCTCGCCAGTGGTCATATAGTGTTCGCGAGAGCTCCGACAACTGCCAGAATTGTATTTTTCTCATTACGCGATGACAACGCAGAGATTTACACAATGATGTCTGATGGCAGCCAACAGAGAAACTTAACCAAGCATCCTTCAACCGACAGAGAACCTGTCTGGTCGCCTAAAGGAGAGCACATCCTTTTTGCCTCTGACCGGACTGGAATTTTGGATATCTACCTAATGGATCCAAACGGAGCAAATGTGCGGAAAGTATTTAGAGTGTCAGCACAGAGGAAACATCCGAGTTGGTCGCCTGACGGTAAAAAGATCGCTTATGTGAAACGGCAGGCAATCTACACTGCAACGATAGATGGTGAAATGGAGGAGCAAATCGCAAAGGTTGGTGAGAGGGGTGGGTCGCCAGCATGGTCTCCCGACGGATCGGAGCTCGCCTTCGTCCGAAAGGAACCAGACGGCTATCAATTAGTGCTTATCAACGTCCAAACGCTCGCGGAAAAAATGCTGTTTCCACAAGCAGGTCAGTGGATTTATAACCCATCGTGGTCGCCAGATGGCAGTAAAATCGCCTTTTCTTGGTGGGATGAAGCAACAGATACCAGTACCCTCTACAGTGTAAATCGTGATGGAAGCGGAAGACAAAAGCTTTTTTCACCAGGAAGCAGACCTATTTGGTCTCCACACGGAGACGAGCTGCTTTATGAAGATTCCATTCCGCTGCAGCTTGCGCATATAAAATTTAACGTTCCGCAAATCTTCAAAATTGCTCTGGGCAGTCATGAACCTGAACAACTCACAAACAATGGGGCAAATTTCGATCCAGATTGGTTTGATCCAACAGTTTTATCTGTTACACCACAACCACAGTTGTTCACGACAGTATGGGGAAAAATCAAAGTAGATTAAGAAACAGGACGCACCGTCCGTAGCTGCCCCCGGATATCAACTTGCACTTTCCAATTATTCCAGCGCGGCAGTAGGACTGTACTCAGCGTCGGTTGTCGAATGCCGCGCTGCCATCGCAGCGTGACCAATTTTTGCGCCGGATCATATTCCACGTCGAATTTAGCACCGTTAACAGAAAATTCTTTCGGATACTGCGCCTCAATTTCAGTGATAGTGTTGGGGTCTATCTCAGTAAAGACCAAATCCTCTGGTGAGAGAAGTTGCCAGTCCTCAGCGACCTCTACACCCAAAACATTGAGCTGTGAACTTAACCACGTGTGTGGGGTCAAATCCGCTGTTTCGGGTGTCTCTATATCAGGATTGAGCGCGCAGTGAAGTCTCCAAGCGTCAATCGCGCGGGTGAGTTGCTCACCGACTTCCGAGAGTAGGGAACCAGAGAGAATAAGGGATGCCAACGCGTCTCTCAGCAATGTGCCACGCAACGGTTGGCGGCTGCGTCCGATCTCGCGTCCTACGTATTCAGTTACCACCTCTGCGACAATGTCTTCGCCTTCCAGTCTCGGCGCAGTAAGTTGCGTCGTTCCGATTCCAGCGTTGACCAAGTCGTCAAATGAGCAAGGCATAGCAGTCCGTCCCATCAATTGCACGCGCGCGCCTTTTGCGATACCGAGGGTTTCCAGAATCAAGGCAGCGTGCCGCTCTTCCGATAAAAGTGAATCTGAATCGAGCAAGACTTCCTCCTGTCCATTTCCCCATCCCTTCCCTTTTCTTCTTCGGACGTAAGCGCAAGCGTCCCACTCCCTTAAGAGGTAGGCGATTAGTGCTGCGCGGTCGGGTTGTGCGGGTGTTTTATCTTTCATTATAGGTGGTAACTCGAAGAAGTCTCTCAGCTGCGTCGCGATTCTGCGGCATTCTGCAAGGGCAGTTTTATGAAGATGATGCCGTTTGTTGTCGCCGTGTCGCAGCGTTCGGATTGCTGTCGTGGCATCACAACTATCGCGAAAAAGTTCTTTTTGGCGGGCTTCTCGAATTGTGTCCTGCTGTTCAGGTGGCACACGGTCGATGCGCTGCCATAACGGTGCCGGACGTTCCAACGTGGCAATCAGATCAATCAGATCGCGTCGCAGAGAAGATGGTGCTTTTACCAATAAGCGTGCATGAAGTGGATTAACAGGTAGGGCGCAGATTTTCGCGCCTTCCGTTGTGAGTGTGCCAGCGTCTGAGAGAACACCCCAGCTTTTCAGGGCAGTTTGTGCGCGTTCCACGGCGAAGTCGGGCGGTGCATCGAGAAACGTCAAATCTTGGGGACGGTAACCCGTTGCAGCGACAGTGAGCACAAATTGCGTCAAGTCCTCCCGTCGAATTTCTGGCAGCGTTTCCTGCTCAAGTTGACCGTGTTCCTCCCAGAGTCTATAGCAGGTTCCCGGTTCGAGACGACCGGCGCGTCCGCGGCGTTGTTCGGCTGAGGCTTGCGAGATAGGACATAGCGCGAGGACGATACGTCGGTTTTGATGAATACGTTGGCGCACTAAACCGGTATCGACAACGGCGGTGATGCCGGGAAGTGTAATTGAGGTCTCAGCGACGTTAGTCGCAAGAATGACGCGGCGTTGGGATTGCATGTTATCAAATGCTTTGTCCTGTGCATCGGGTGGTAGATCACCGTGTAGCGGGATAAGGTCGATATGCCGTATCTTGCGAAGCGCGTCATGGCATGCGTTAATCTCACCCTTACCGGGTAGGAACACCAAGATATTTCCATCGGTCTCTTTAAGTGCACGCTTAATTCCTTTTTCGACGCGTTCTACTAAATTATGAGATGTAGGTACCACTGCCTTGCCAAGGTATCGGACTTCAACAGGATAGACGCGCCCTTCCGCGCGTAGTACCTGTCCACCAATGAATCGAGCGAGTTGTTGTGCTGCTATCGTGGCAGACATGATGATAAGTCTCGCATCGCGCCGTTTCTTTCGGCAGATAGAGAGAAAGAGGTCTGCCTCCACACCGCGTTCGTGGAATTCGTCCAAGATAATTGTGCCATATTGATCCAGTTCTGGTCCCGCTGCATATCGCAAAGCGACACCGGGCGTGACGAAACGGATACGCGTTAAGGCATCAGAACTGACATCTTCAAAGCGAACAGTATAACCGATTGAACGCCCCAACGGTTCACCATGCTGTTGTGCTATCCATCGTGCGAGTGATCGGCATGCGACGCGACGCGGTTCCACGACGAGTACAGGTGCGTCTGATCGCGCGGCACACCAAGCTGGAATTTGTGTTGATTTTCCGCTGCCAGTCGGTGCCACAATCACCACTGGACCCGTCGCAATCGCATTGTGGAATGTCGCCTTTAACTCTGTAATCGGGAGGTCGGTTTTGTTCATAATAAGTATTATAGCCGATAGTGGTATTGGTATCAAGTCAGAGGTCTTCAGTTATCGGTTTGTCTCGCAGTGAGAGTTGTCAGAAGAATGGTCTTCAGTTATCAGTCAGCGATCAGTAGAAGTGCTACTCGGAGTTTGTTCCTACAGAAGCATGGCTAAACATTCTTGACATTTCCAGAAGTTTCTGATATTATAACCATCATATCTAAAGTTCGTATTTTGAAGGTAAATCATGCTGTACCAAAAATTCCTAAAACAGATAAAAAGAAAAAAACAAAAAACTTACCACCTCTTTGCCTTAATAACGTTTACCGGGTTGTTTTTCTGCCAACATTTGGCACATAGTCAGCAATACGTCATCGTTGACAGCGAAAACGGCGATAGACTCACCGGTATTTGGCGCGGTGCCACTGATACTCACTTTGAAATTGAATACCAAGGACAAATTTTAAGACTCTCATTCATGGGACATACCATTACGGTCACATCCGAGATAGCGAATGTCCAGGATCGCACGGCTGCGAAGTATTATCGCAATGGACTCACACTGTTGGAGTTAGAGCACCCGGAATTAGCACAAAAGCGCTTTGAAGCCGCTATTGAAGAGTTCCCGCGGTATCCGGCTGCACACTATCAACTCGGCTTGCTTTACAAGGCAAATGGCGACAATACAAATGTGTTGAAACGCTTCCGTTCTGTGGCAATCCTTGATGCGGTGAATTTTGACTTGGTGCCACATTTTCAGGAACTTGGAAACGCTGCCCTCGTCAGTGAGGCTTATGCGGAAGCCGTAGATAACTATCAACTGATCCTAAAGTATTATCCAGAACATGCGTCTGTACCGGAATTGAGTTATATCACTGGGTTCCTGCTCGTTGAGGAATTAGAGGCGTATAGTGAAGGGCTGCCTGTTCTGAAGTCGGCAATTGAACAGTACCCGAACCTGTCATCCCATGAAAAAGCACTTTTTCTCATTGGAAAAGTGCAGGCAAAAATCGGTCAGTTGGAAAATGCGCTTCATACTTTACAAGGATTTGTTATGCGCTACCCAGTAAGCGAATGGGTTTATGAGGCACATCTCATCCGTGCTGAGGTCAACTTGAAATTGGGTAGAACGGCAGAAGCTGGGAATCAAGCATCTCAGGTCCTTGAGGAGAGCGCGGATGAGACGATAAGGGAACACGCAAAACGGATTTTGGATCAGACGCGATGGAAGGTTTACACAGTGGCGGATGGTCTCCCCGACAACCATGTCCAGGCGATCGCTTTTGATGATATGCAGTTATGGGTGGGTACCCCAAACGGTGTGATGCTATTTGAGACTGCCTTCAATAATTGGATACCGATTCCAGACGACCTGCCGCAACTGATTAACAGTTCGACGGCAAAGGTTCCAGATGTGCAAGCCATTGCGGTGAACTCAGAAGAGGTATGGGTCGGCACGCGTTCTCAAGGCGCGATTCATTACAACAAGTTAACGCGCGAAATCCAGATGTATCCTCCAAGTGCCCCGATTGATTTCCCTGCTTGGGTCAAGGACATCAAGATGGATGACAGTGAGATATGGTTTGCTACCGATGAAGGTGTTGTTCGTAAAATTCGGGGTACAGTTGATCCGCTGTTTGTTTACAACAAGCGACAAAGTTTCATTCCGGCAGATGACATTGAAACCTTGTTATTGATGCCTACAACCGTCTGGGGTGCCTCGGCGAAAGGAGACATCGTAGCATTTGACCGAGAAGACGAGGAATGGGATCCCCTCTATCGTTCTACTGAAATCCAAGAAGGCACGACGATCGTTGGCTTTGATACTGCAGAAGATCAGATGCTTTTTACATGGTATAATGCCGCTGAAAAGACTAACGGTTATTTTCGGGCAGATTTGGATGGACTGAACGGAAAATCAACGACGCTTCACACGGGTGTAGAGGATGAGAAGGACTTAAGAAACATTTACATCAGAGGGATTTTGGACAAGACCCCGGTAGTCACGGAGGTAAATGAGATACTGCCTGTAGAAACACCGGATCCACCAACATCCGAATTTTCTCCCGAAACAGAAGCGTTAGCATCGGAGGAGGAAGCCCCGCTACCGCCACCACCGCCTACGCCTTTAGTGCTGTGGATAGCGACGAATGATCTCTTTTACACGCATCACACGCGTTCTTCTGATGACTGGGAGTATACAACGACTCCACAAATAGTGTCGGGTGAATTAATAATACATGCGCTTATCGTCGTAAACAATAGGGCATGGATAGCGACTAACAACGGTTTAGCAACAGTGAGCGTCCAATGAGTCCTGTTCTCGGGCGTGCACGGACTTAAAAATCATGCAACCGACATCCACAAAACTTATTACGCGCTGGGCAGCTGCGGAACCTATGCGGGTCGAAGATGAATTGGTTGTTGAAGAGCCGCTTGAGATCCGGGTCGGACAGCAGAGTGTAATCGTTGTGATGCGAACTCCGGGGCACGATTTTGAACTCGCGGCGGGTTTCCTTTATACAGAAAGCCTCATAACTTCCGGCGATGACATTGAAATTATTGCCTATTGCGATGAAGATGTTACGGAGACACAGGATGGCGGTTTGTCGTCATTGGAGAACATAGTCAATGTTCAACTCACAGAAGAACTGGATCTTGATACGCAATCGGGTTGGCAGCGCAACTTTCACGCGAATGCAAGCTGCGGACTCTGTGGTAAGATGACAATAGAATCTGTGAGGCAACAGGTGTCGCCTCTGAATTCAGGGTTCCATATAAATCAAGCGGTGCTCTATCAACTTAATGACCGATTAAGGACGGCACAATCGGTTTTTGAAAAGACAGGGGGGCTTCACGCCGCTGGGTTGTTTGATGAGACAGGCGAACTCCTGATTCTTAGAGAAGATATAGGTAGGCACAACGCTGTCGATAAAGTTATTGGTCAAGCGTTACTGTCTGATTTGGTGCCGCTTGAGCGGTATATTTTGATGGTGAGCGGTCGCGCGAGTTTTGAAATTGTCCAGAAGGCACTCTTTGCTCGCATTCCGGTTGTCGTTGCTGTTTCTGCCGCATCTACACTTGCGGTTGACCTTGCGCAAGAAGGAAACCTGACGCTGATCGGTTTCATGCGGGGACAGAGTATGGCGGTCTATACTTGCCCGGAGCGTGTTCTCCGTGAGTCTTGAGCGAACGAGAGAAAGTGCACATTTTACTATCTTTTTCAGATGGCGCGTCTCTACAATAGCAAGTAAAACTTAATAAGGAGCAACATTGTCATGGTAAATTTCATTTTAGAGAGCATCCAAAACCTTGTTAATTTGCTATTCCTGATAGCTATTATTGGCACTTTAGGTGTGTCGTGGTTATACGCACATCGGTTGAAAAAGCAGTATAGTACGGACTTTCCATGGAACAAAACAGCACTGATCGTTGGGATTGAAGTCCTGCTTTGGATCGGATTTACCATTTTCTGGGGATTCGTTAAAGCGTTTTGGCTGCCAATTGTCATCGTCGCTATTATAGCGATTGTACTTATCTCGCGGAAGAAGCGGAAGTATGTCTGAGTATAATCAAACGCGGGTGCACTTAGAAAGTGTGCCCAGCAAAACCAACCGAAGGAGAGATTGATATGCGTCGGACGGGGAGAGCCGTGGTTGCGCACGGCAAAGATTTTGAGATTCGTGAATATCCGGTCCCAGAACCTGAACCGAATACGATATTACTCCGTCAGGAACTTGCAGGTATCTGTGGGACGGACCTGCATAACTGGCAGAACGGTTTCCAACAAGAAGTTTTGTTGGGTCATGAAAACGTCGGTATTATTGAGGGACTCGGTGAAGGTGTAGAGACCGATTATGTAGGGAAACCTGTTAAAGAGGGTGACCGAGTTATTTTTGCACCGGGAACCAACTACGGTGCTTACGGATTTCAGTGGAACCCCGACGAGGGACCACACTTTCGCGGCGGGTTTGCGGATTATATGTATCTCAACTATCCGAATACCTGTTTTATGAAAACCGACGCTTCTCCTGAGGTTGCAGTGCTCACGGAACCGTTTACTGTTGGTGTTCATGCCGCGATGCGCGGTGAAATCAAACTCGGCGATACCGTTGTCGTGCAGGGTTCCGGTGCTATTGGACTCGTAACGCTTGCGTGTGCAAAATTGAGCGGTGCCGCGAAAGCGATTATGGTCGGTGGACCCGCCGGACGATTGGAACTTGCGAAACGGCTCGGTGCGGACGTGACGATTGATATTGAAGAAGTCACCTCTGTTGAAGAGCGGACGGAACTTGTGAGAGCTGAAACGCCGCGTGGGGAAGGTGCGGACGTTGTTTTTGAATGTGCAGGTTTTCTCCCGGCTACGCCAGAAGGGTTGGGTTACACCCGACGCAGCGGTACTTTTGTTGAGGTCGGTCACTTCGTGGATATGGGGTCAATTGACTTCAACATTAACCAGTTGCTGATGCGTAAAAACCTTCGGGTCGAAGCGATCTGGGGGAGTAGTTACGAACACTTCGTTCGCGGTTTGCCCCTCCTTGAACAGAGCGGACTGCCTTTTGCCGACATGATTAGTCACCAGCTGCCACTTTCACAGGTTGAAGACGGTTTTAAAGCACTTGATGGTGGGTATCGTATTAACGGTGAAACAGCGATTAAAATAGCGGTTCGGGCTGAAGAATAGAAAAATTTGATTGTAGACACGCTTTTTTTAAGCACACATACATTGCGTGCTGGTTCAGCGCGCCTATAGGAGGCATTATTGATGTCAAAAACATATCGCATTGGCTTCGCGTCCCTCGTGCATGACCATGTCTGGGGCGAACTTCGTCACTGGAAAGCACATCCGAACGTTGAAATCGTCGCGGCAGGCGATGTCAATGCGGAATTACGCACACAGTTTAGTAACGAAACAGGTGTTGAGAACATCTATGACTCTTGGCAAGAGATGATAGAGAAAGAGGAATTGGACGTCGTCCAAGCATCGGCAGAGAATAACGCTGGAGCCGACATCGTTGAGGCTGCAGCAGCAAAGGGAGTCCACGTCGTTTCAGAAAAGCCGATGGCTGCGCGCCTCTCACAGGCGGACCGGATGGTTGCTGCCGCAGAGAGTGCCGGTACTTTACTGATGGTGAATTGGCCCACGGCGTGGAGTCCAGCACTCAATACGGCGATGAATCTCATCCAGGATGGTGCTATTGGTGACATTTTCTACTTTAAGTGGCGTTCTGCGCACAATGGACCGAAGGAAATCGGATGCTCTCGTTACTTCTACGAATGGCTCTACGATGAGGAGAAAAATGGGGCTGGTGCGTTGATGGATTATTGCTGTTATTGTGCTGATATGTGTGCCTACCTCCTCGGTACCCCTCAGCAGGTGACGGCGTTCCGCGGCACTTTTGTGAAAGATTATCCGATTCCTGATGATAACGCTGTCATCGTCATGAAATACGGGAACGCTTTCGGAATTACAGAAGCGTCTTGGACACAAAAGGTCGGTTA includes these proteins:
- a CDS encoding helicase-related protein, which encodes MNKTDLPITELKATFHNAIATGPVVIVAPTGSGKSTQIPAWCAARSDAPVLVVEPRRVACRSLARWIAQQHGEPLGRSIGYTVRFEDVSSDALTRIRFVTPGVALRYAAGPELDQYGTIILDEFHERGVEADLFLSICRKKRRDARLIIMSATIAAQQLARFIGGQVLRAEGRVYPVEVRYLGKAVVPTSHNLVERVEKGIKRALKETDGNILVFLPGKGEINACHDALRKIRHIDLIPLHGDLPPDAQDKAFDNMQSQRRVILATNVAETSITLPGITAVVDTGLVRQRIHQNRRIVLALCPISQASAEQRRGRAGRLEPGTCYRLWEEHGQLEQETLPEIRREDLTQFVLTVAATGYRPQDLTFLDAPPDFAVERAQTALKSWGVLSDAGTLTTEGAKICALPVNPLHARLLVKAPSSLRRDLIDLIATLERPAPLWQRIDRVPPEQQDTIREARQKELFRDSCDATTAIRTLRHGDNKRHHLHKTALAECRRIATQLRDFFELPPIMKDKTPAQPDRAALIAYLLREWDACAYVRRRKGKGWGNGQEEVLLDSDSLLSEERHAALILETLGIAKGARVQLMGRTAMPCSFDDLVNAGIGTTQLTAPRLEGEDIVAEVVTEYVGREIGRSRQPLRGTLLRDALASLILSGSLLSEVGEQLTRAIDAWRLHCALNPDIETPETADLTPHTWLSSQLNVLGVEVAEDWQLLSPEDLVFTEIDPNTITEIEAQYPKEFSVNGAKFDVEYDPAQKLVTLRWQRGIRQPTLSTVLLPRWNNWKVQVDIRGQLRTVRPVS
- a CDS encoding Gfo/Idh/MocA family oxidoreductase; protein product: MSKTYRIGFASLVHDHVWGELRHWKAHPNVEIVAAGDVNAELRTQFSNETGVENIYDSWQEMIEKEELDVVQASAENNAGADIVEAAAAKGVHVVSEKPMAARLSQADRMVAAAESAGTLLMVNWPTAWSPALNTAMNLIQDGAIGDIFYFKWRSAHNGPKEIGCSRYFYEWLYDEEKNGAGALMDYCCYCADMCAYLLGTPQQVTAFRGTFVKDYPIPDDNAVIVMKYGNAFGITEASWTQKVGYVTPNPVVYGTEGALMVSGNEVHLHPAGSDAEVVTPEQLPEGQRNAAEYFIHCLETGAPIEGLCSPKVSRDAQEILEAGLVSADSGQVVNLPIS
- a CDS encoding zinc-binding dehydrogenase is translated as MRRTGRAVVAHGKDFEIREYPVPEPEPNTILLRQELAGICGTDLHNWQNGFQQEVLLGHENVGIIEGLGEGVETDYVGKPVKEGDRVIFAPGTNYGAYGFQWNPDEGPHFRGGFADYMYLNYPNTCFMKTDASPEVAVLTEPFTVGVHAAMRGEIKLGDTVVVQGSGAIGLVTLACAKLSGAAKAIMVGGPAGRLELAKRLGADVTIDIEEVTSVEERTELVRAETPRGEGADVVFECAGFLPATPEGLGYTRRSGTFVEVGHFVDMGSIDFNINQLLMRKNLRVEAIWGSSYEHFVRGLPLLEQSGLPFADMISHQLPLSQVEDGFKALDGGYRINGETAIKIAVRAEE
- a CDS encoding tetratricopeptide repeat protein, with amino-acid sequence MLYQKFLKQIKRKKQKTYHLFALITFTGLFFCQHLAHSQQYVIVDSENGDRLTGIWRGATDTHFEIEYQGQILRLSFMGHTITVTSEIANVQDRTAAKYYRNGLTLLELEHPELAQKRFEAAIEEFPRYPAAHYQLGLLYKANGDNTNVLKRFRSVAILDAVNFDLVPHFQELGNAALVSEAYAEAVDNYQLILKYYPEHASVPELSYITGFLLVEELEAYSEGLPVLKSAIEQYPNLSSHEKALFLIGKVQAKIGQLENALHTLQGFVMRYPVSEWVYEAHLIRAEVNLKLGRTAEAGNQASQVLEESADETIREHAKRILDQTRWKVYTVADGLPDNHVQAIAFDDMQLWVGTPNGVMLFETAFNNWIPIPDDLPQLINSSTAKVPDVQAIAVNSEEVWVGTRSQGAIHYNKLTREIQMYPPSAPIDFPAWVKDIKMDDSEIWFATDEGVVRKIRGTVDPLFVYNKRQSFIPADDIETLLLMPTTVWGASAKGDIVAFDREDEEWDPLYRSTEIQEGTTIVGFDTAEDQMLFTWYNAAEKTNGYFRADLDGLNGKSTTLHTGVEDEKDLRNIYIRGILDKTPVVTEVNEILPVETPDPPTSEFSPETEALASEEEAPLPPPPPTPLVLWIATNDLFYTHHTRSSDDWEYTTTPQIVSGELIIHALIVVNNRAWIATNNGLATVSVQ
- the fdhD gene encoding formate dehydrogenase accessory sulfurtransferase FdhD, translated to MQPTSTKLITRWAAAEPMRVEDELVVEEPLEIRVGQQSVIVVMRTPGHDFELAAGFLYTESLITSGDDIEIIAYCDEDVTETQDGGLSSLENIVNVQLTEELDLDTQSGWQRNFHANASCGLCGKMTIESVRQQVSPLNSGFHINQAVLYQLNDRLRTAQSVFEKTGGLHAAGLFDETGELLILREDIGRHNAVDKVIGQALLSDLVPLERYILMVSGRASFEIVQKALFARIPVVVAVSAASTLAVDLAQEGNLTLIGFMRGQSMAVYTCPERVLRES